Proteins co-encoded in one Gadus morhua chromosome 6, gadMor3.0, whole genome shotgun sequence genomic window:
- the LOC115545849 gene encoding solute carrier family 28 member 3, producing MEMNTVPKSHPDKGKDNHAFLAEEKDLTRTDLNLTSEDGEDAHDDQPKSFLQKNVEWAEACLMKNKDRIILALLLVLLAGYAAMLIAACILNYKQAVELLAVTIVVIFFLAWDWLMQRYGDLLCQKFSPICELWDGNWFWIKWVVYAVLLVMLVCWLVFDTAKSGTRQLVSFAGLVLLILLMALFSKRPTRIHWRTLFWGVGLQFVFGLLMLRTDVGLKALQWVGNKVETFLSYSNSGAKMVFGESYEDHFFAFKVMPSIVFVSTIISVLYHVGFMQWLILKIGFVMHVSMGTSLTESTAAAGNMFLGQTESLLLIRPYIHQMTRSEIHAVTAGGFASVSGSILAAYISLGVKASHLLTASIMSAPASLAIAKVFWPETEPAKVSREIKMPRGETNNLLEAVAQGACSSAPLVANIVVNLIAFVSILAFMDETLSWLGALFDYPQFSFSLICSYVFAPLAFVMGVSWEDSFIVGELIGIKTFLNEFVSYERLSVLIKNREEGKPEYVGIVKQYISIHSQTIATYALCGFSNFGSLGMIIGVMNTLAPERISDFTDCGLRALTAGSVACFMTACIAGILYVPELQCDSVFGALANISVWNTSTEISECCCQLYNSVKATTPMNMTNGTSILQRCCAFAPSAFFNCTIGLEAIIPHGVKCH from the exons ATGGAGATGAACACAGTGCCTAAGAGCCATCCTGACAAAGGGAAGGACAACCATGCTTTTTTGGCAGAG GAGAAAGATCTGACCCGCACCGATTTGAACCTGACTTCTGAAGATGGAGAAGATGCTCACGACGACCAACCAAAAAG TTTCCTACAGAAGAATGTGGAGTGGGCAGAGGCCTGCTTGATGAAGAACAAGGACAGGATTATATTGGCCCTACTCCTAGTTTTACTTGCAG GTTATGCTGCCATGTTGATAGCGGCCTGTATTCTGAATTACAAACAAGCTGTTGAGCTGCTGGCAGTCACGATTGTAGTCATTTTCTTTCTGGCCTGGGATTGGTTAATGCAACGCTACGGTGACCTTCTATGCCAGAAGTTCTCTCCCATCTGTGAGCTGTGGGACGGCAACTGGTTTTGGATCAAATG GGTGGTGTATGCGGTGTTACTGGTGATGCTGGTGTGTTGGCTTGTGTTTGACACGGCCAAGAGCGGAACCAGGCAACTGGTGTCCTTTGCTGGACTGGTGCTTCTTATCCTGCTCATGGCACTCTTCTCCAAACGCCCCACCagg ATCCATTGGAGAACTTTGTTTTGGGGTGTTGGGCTACAGTTCGTCTTTGGTCTGCTCATGCTCCGGACGGATGTTGGCCTAAAAGCGCTACAGTGGGTGGGAAACAAAGTAGAG ACCTTCCTGTCCTACTCAAATTCTGGGGCCAAAATGGTTTTTGGTGAGAGTTATGAGGATCACTTCTTTGCATTCAAG gtgatGCCTTCTATTGTCTTTGTAAGCACCATCATTTCGGTCCTCTATCACGTGGGTTTCATGCAGTGGCTCATTCTGAAG ATTGGTTTTGTAATGCATGTATCCATGGGAACCTCTCTGACAGAATCGACAGCTGCAGCAGGGAACATGTTCCTGGGACAG ACCGAGTCCCTGCTCCTGATTCGTCCGTACATCCACCAGATGACCCGCTCTGAGATCCACGCCGTTACGGCGGGTGGGTTCGCTAGCGTCTCTGGGAGCATCCTGGCGGCCTATATCTCCCTGGGG GTGAAGGCCTCTCACCTCCTGACAGCGTCCATAATGTCAGCACCGGCCTCCCTGGCCATCGCCAAGGTGTTCTGGCCGGAGACGGAGCCTGCCAAGGTCAGCAGGGAGATAAAGATGCccagagg ggaGACAAACAACTTGTTGGAGGCTGTAGCTCAAGGGGCGTGTTCCTCTGCGCCATTGGTGGCTAATATAGTCGTCAACCTCATCGCTTTCGTTTCCATACTAGCCTTCATGGACGAGACTCTGTCCTGGCTGGGAGCCTTGTTTGATTATCCACAGTTCAGCTTTTCG CTCATCTGTTCCTATGTGTTTGCGCCGCTGGCCTTCGTTATGGGCGTATCGTGGGAGGACAGCTTCATTGTGGGCGAGCTGATTGGCATCAAGACGTTCTTGAACGAGTTTGTGAGCTATGAGAGGCTGTCTGTGCTCATCAAGAATAGGGAGGAAGGGAAGCCTGAGTATGTGGGCATCGTTAAGCAGTATATATCG attCACTCCCAAACCATAGCTACCTATGCTCTGTGTGGCTTCTCTAACTTTGGCTCCCTGGGGATGATCATTGGCGTGATGA ATACCCTGGCTCCAGAGAGAATATCAGACTTCACCGACTGTGGCCTCAGAGCGTTGACGGCAGGAAGCGTGGCCTGTTTCATGACTGCATGCATCGCAG GTATTCTATACGTTCCGGAACTCCAGTGTGATTCGGTGTTTGGAGCGCTCGCCAACATCTCTGTATGGAATACCAGCACTGAGATATCTGAATGCTGCTGCCAGCTATACAACAG TGTAAAGGCGACCACTCCAATGAACATGACCAATGGAACTTCCATTTTACAACGTTGCTGTGCATTTGCTCCCTCTGCTTTCTTTAACTGTACCATTGGGCTTGAAGCGATCATCCCCCATGGTGTAAAATGTCATTAG